From Bacteroidota bacterium:
CAAAGGCGATATTTACGCCTATAAATGGATACGGTCTATGGTGAAAAGACTAGAAAGATCTATACAATGACAGCTTGCTAACACTATTGTGCTATTAAAATAGAAAGCAAATAGTGTACGCTTTATCCGATTTTCAGGTTACTCACCGCAAACCTAAGCCAAACATTTTCGGGTGAAGCCGGAAATTTTCCCAAAGATATCGAGGGCATGATCCAGCATATGGATGACGCCAATATCGAAAAGGCCGTAATCATGGGGCTGGACACCAGCGCCCAGGACCACTGGGCCTTCAAGGGAGAAGGAATGGCGAACGATGCTAGTGCCGGTTTTGTTAAACAGCTTGCCGACCGTTCCGGAAATTTTTGGGGCTGGCAATTGATCGCAGGATTCGCTCTTATCTGTACATCTGGTTTTACTTATGTTTTTGGTTTGACAAAAAGGATGGAATTGATGTGAAAAATGAATTGATTTTATCCGGCACTTCTGCCCGCATTATTTGATTTTAAGCGAATCAAGGCCTCCTTAGGTTTTTAATCCTTCCAGATATTCGTCCTTTTTTTCCCAGAGGCCATTCAACCATTTTTGAAACCTAATTCTGTCTTCTCTGTCTTCTGAATAGTTACATAGGATATCACCTGATATTGGAATTTTTTGAACCTTTACCCGGACTTTATTGACATCACCACAGAGGAAGGACCAAATCTCTTGGGTCCCATACGGATAAGAGATTGTGACATCCAAAATATAGTCCAATTGATCCCCCATTGTAGATAAAACAAGGCTTATTCCATGGGCTTTCGGCCTTAACAGGTTTTTATAAGGAGACTTTTGTCTTTTATGTTTTTCATTTCGAAATCGCGTCCCTTCAATGAAATTCATCACCGAGACCGGCATATCTTTAAATTTTTCACAGGCTTTTTTGGTTATTTCGAAATCCTTCCCTTTTAAGTGGGGATTTTTTTTCAGAAATGAAGGTGAATATCGCTTCATAAACGGAAAATCCAATGCCCACCAAGCTTGACCTAAAAAAGGGACCCAGATGAGCTCTTTTTTTAAGAAAAATTTTAAAAAAGGTATTTTATGGTAAAACACCTTTTGAAGGACCGGAATATCTATCCAGGATTGGTGATTGGAAATCACCAAATACGATCCTTTCCGGTCCAGTTCTTCAATACCTTCCAGTTCGAATTCCATATTTCGAGTCACTAATAATCCTATGTTATTAAAATAGACCCAGTTTTCAGCGATCAATACGGCAATTCTGCCGCAAAACATGCCCCATTTTTTAAAAGGTATTATCAGCCTGAAAAAAGTAACGATAAACAAGGGTGATACCCAGAATAGAGTATTTATGCCCAGATAAGTTGTCGAAATAACTCCACGGAAGTTGTTAAATATTACTGTCATTCTGATCCTTTATTCATATTGGTTTACCAGATTGAAAAAGGTTGAATACCTTTATTTGGTATGATTAGTGGATTACAGACCACATCAACAGATATAGGGTTGGATAACGGTTTTGGTTTGCCGATACTATTTTCTGTACTTATATGAGTGGGTAATGCCACAGAATATGATCAATATTTCGTTTATATTTTCCCAATTAACCTGCAACCAGATCTTTTGGGAAAAGTTTTCTATCAAGTTTTTCTATTTCCTAAAACTGCGGTCCTTGTTGTTAAATCATAGATAGTCGCAATTGTATCCGCATTGAAAATATCATCCGTTCCGATTGCGATAATTGCTAATGAGTTGCCTCCATAGTTCTCTCCAATCTGGTTGAACAGGTCTACTGCAGGATCACTCCTGGGGAAATAGCTTATAATGTCCGCATTTATCATCAAGTCCTTCAAAAAAAACCAAACATCAATGTTATACAAAGAGTTACCAGTATTATGTCCTTATTAAATCTGACCACAAACTCTGAAAATCTAGCCATCATGAAAACTCCTGAAATATTTTACCGAAATGGTGTTTGGGCCTGTTGTTAGTTAAAAAAAACAAATTTGCCTCAGAAAAGTTTTCCACGGGCAATACTTGTGTGACTGAGCAGAAAATGCAGCCTCCTCAAAGGCTACGGCCAAGTCCCTCATAATTGTGATTGTGATATCACTTGATCTTCTTTTTATATTTATTAATAAATTCCCTGGATGAGACATATTTATCTGCGAATGTCACGACAAAGGATTCCCTGTATCTCGGAGGACGAAGCGTAAGGGGCCACATATGCTTTATTATGATATCTTTTTCTATCTCATTGATACTGAAATTCTCTTCTGAGTTTTTTAAGGCTATTTTTGGATGTGCAAATCCATGAAGTTTCTCTTTTGCCAATTCGGGCTCATGGTGATCTCTCCAGTCATAGAGAAAAAAGTCATGTAACAGGGCCCCCCTGATTGCGGACCGATAATCGAGTTTCAAATATTTTGCGATCCTGTATGAGAGGTAAGATACTTTTTTTACATGATCCAAAATGGATGAGTCGTGATGATAATAGTTCTGTAACTTTAAAAAGTTAGGATTATCGAGTATATCCTTCGCAATTTCGTCATACTCTTTCTCTTCCGGTTTTCGGTCCTGTACTATTCCATTTATTTTAAGGTTTATTGTGTTGAAGAAGATATCAACCCGTCTTTTTAAGACCGTATTAATTTCTTCGTTAAGCTGTTTATTAAGATCAGGGAAAGCCTCCAGTATTCTGTTAAATGAGCCTAATATCCTTTCAATCTCAGCATGGGTAAGTGAAAAATAGTCTGAAACCAAATAGGATATCCTTCGGGAAAAGTCTTTTAAATGCAGCATGGAAAACACAAAATCAACCGTGAAATAGATAACAATTAAAGCCGATGTAATCGCCATTGTCTTTTCATCAAATATACCGACCCATCTATAAACAACCGGATGAACTACAGTGATCATAACCAGGGTAAGAATTGCCCAACCCGTAGAGAATGATAAGCAGATCCTACCCATCAGATTAAACTTATTTTCAGAATAATCCCAAAGTTTTAAGCCAAACAGTACTTCGCTCAGTATGCCAACGAAAAATTCAATCACAGTAGGTAGCGTTCCATACACAAATATTTGAACATAAATACTTTCATCCTTTAAAACATGACTTAAGGCAATTATTGAACATGCGGCCAAACCATAAACAGGTACGAAGGTTCCAAAAAGAAACCCTGCATTGATAAATCTTTTCTGCGCAATTGATCTGTAAATAACCTCAATTACCCATCCAGCAAAAGAATAGAGGGTGAAAAACAGAACAAACTGATATATTTCAATCCTAAATAAACTTAAATATTGCAGCATGTTACCTTAAGAGTTTCAGAAAAGACTGGCATTAGGTTTTTAAACGGTGATCCTTACTTCATTTTTGAAAAATTATGAGGCCGTAATTCATGACTTCTATCTGCCAGAGTAATCAAAGTATTTCAAACAAGTAGACCATCCAATAAAAGTCTAAATAACGATTCTATTTTCTTTTCAGCTTCTTTAGATTTCATTTTAATCCACGACATCTCGAACCTCTGAATAATTTCCGAGATCAATTTTGCGTATTCCTCAGTATTTCCTAACCTAAATATATTATTTCGTTGCCCATGTTCAAGAATACTACCAAGGATCTCCACCTCTTTAATGTTTATAGGAAACATTTGGTCATATGTGGATTTTAACTCCTCAAATACTTCACGAACTGCAATTTGTGTAACGATTACCTCTTTAATGTATTTAATTCTTGCGTAAACATACATTAATAGCTTCTCACCAGGATCGATTTCGGAAGCCATCAATTCGTTTAGGCTGTTGAATAAGTTATCATATTCTTTTATTACAACAGACTTAAACAATTTCTCTTTATTTTTGAAAAACTCATATATCGCTCCTTTTCCAACTTTTGCATGGCTGATAATTTCATCGAGACTGGTCTTTTTAAATCCGTATCTAAAAAACAGTTCTCTGGCGCTTTTAAAAATGCGTTTTTCTCTTTCATCCATAATTTTGACCTGTAAAATATTTTATTCCATCTTCAACCAATTACTTTCTTTTCAATGTAATTGATATTATAAGCATTCATCTTTAGATTTATGGTTCCACCTGAAAAATGTAATCGGCTTGGTGACAACTGAATTATCTGACAAGATACGAGAACAGTACTTCAATACTGTGAATGTATATTAGTATTAGAGTATTTTAATTAAGTCAACCCCCCTGTAGAATAAAAGTTAGTAACCACCCATGAGTGTCAAGTATACAAGCATTTGTACCGGGTCAGTGTGAAATGGAATTGTGTATCGTCAAAATAGCATCGAGCCGAAAATAGAGACATTTTCCTGCCGATAAATTGAAAGAGGTAACTCAAATTGTGTTTTTTGAGGGAATATTTCGTAAGTTTTGGATGAAAAGCGGGAGCAAATTCCAACAGATGGCACAACTATCCCTCGTGATATAACGAAGACGCAGAAATGAACCGACCAGGAATAACTGGATTATGCTACTTGTTTCCACTCGTATCTGTGCTGTAAACCATTAAGCTTTGAAATCGATTTGACTGCACTGGATTCAGATGGTTTCTTTTTTCACCCCATGGGGAAAACCCTTCGAGCAAGAAGTCCCTGCCGAAACAGTATTTGTTTCAATAAAGACATTTAGTGTTTTTATGAAAACAGTCTGCAGTAAGGCTCCTCCAAAATTTCACGTTTTGGCATATATATCAGTATTTTACATTTACGGTAATAATGGTGTGAGTTTTGCAAAATCAAGTATTGAAATGCCATTATGTATGATTACATGTAATGGAGTTTCCAGAAGTTGTAGCGAATCTAACGGAAATTAAGATGGTTGGAATTAAAAACTCTGCCAAGTATATTGTACGTTTTTGAATTCTCGATACATATCAATCAGAAGAGATTTTTTTCATAATTTCCCCAAAGGAGTCACCATGGATAAAGAACGTCCTTATTGGAATATGGATATTGAACCGTTGTTCAATACTCCTGAAATCAAAAAACTACAGTTGAATAAACTAAAGAAGTTGCTGACTCGGTTAAAGGCAAATGCCCCTTTTTATTCCAAAATGATGAAAGAACGTAAGCTTGATCCGGAATCATTAGGCAGCATGGAAGAGTTTAAGGATAAGGTATCCCTGTTCAATAAGGAGTCCCTACGGGCTCTTGTTGTTGAGTTTGGTGGAGATTTTCTCAAAGTCCTGGATCAGATTATGCCCATCAGTGTTGATGATCTCGATTATATGGGAACAACAACCGGTACAACCGGGGTTCCAACGCCCTACCCTCTGACCAAATTCGATATAGAGAATTTATGGGGAGAGAGCATGGTCCGAGGAGCATGGCGAGCTGGAATTCGTCGGAACGACCGCATATTGTATAGTTTCGCTTTGTCCATGGTATTAGCGGGGGTTCCAAGTATGATGGGTATACAGAAGCTCGGGTGCATGATGTTGCCGGTGGGAGCAGAAGCCAAAAGTGAGCGCATCTTGATGATCCAGAGTCTTTTTCAGGGTACGGTTTATATGGGAACGCCATCTCTGGCGGAATACCTGATTGAACAAGCGCCAAAGGTTCTGGGTAAGCCGGTCGGTGAACTTGGATTCAAAGCGCTGATTTGTGGTGGTGAGCCAGGTGCTGGTATCCCGGAAGTAAAAGCCAAACTGGAAAATGCCTATAAATGCAAAATATTCGATGCGGGCGCGGGATTTGGATTTTCCTGTGATCATGATGAATACCAGGGTATGCATTGGATGGGAGATGACCTGTGTTATTACGAATTAGTGGATCCTGATACCAAGAATCCAATCCCCATAGAAAATGGAGTTCAAGGTGAAGCCGTCTTTACTACTTTGGAGGGAGATGGAATGATGCTGATTCGTCAAAGCCTCGGGGATATCCATCAGGTTTTTACCGACCCTTGTCCTTGCGGACGAAGTGGATTCCGTTACAAAGTTATCGGCAGGGCGGACGATATGCTTAAAGTCAAGGGAGTTATGGTATATCCCGGTCATATCAAAGGCGTAATAAATAGTTTTCTTCCACGTGTGACTGGTGAGTTGCGCATCGTACTTGATGAAAAACCACCAAGAGTGGTACCACCGTTGAAAATACGTGTAGAACATGCCGAGGGTATAGGTGGTGATAAACTGGCTGAGTTGGAAAATGAGATAGTTAACGCTATGAGCAATAAGCTTAGAATCAGGCCTGAGATACTTTGGGAAGAGGCGGGCAATCTCGAACGAAGCCACTATAAAGGAGAAACTTTTGAAAAACGATATGAAGAAAAATAAAGATGTCACATCTGGATGCACTAAAATAAGGCCGACATTGGGAAAAATGTAATTATTCAGCGTTCCAACAGGCGAGTCCGCCCAAAATGGAAAGTAACATGGACTTGGCAAAGTCCGTGAATTCAGCAATCCTCACATTTAAATCTGACGATGTGAAGTAGGCTGAACGTATATTGGTGTTATCCATCATACTGATGGAAACCCGTTATTCAGCGTGGTTCTGTATCCTGTGGTCAAAATATTGGTAAAAAGAGTTGTAGCTTAAATTCAGCTCTTTATTCCGCTTAAAAGATTACTATCAAACTCACGATCCAGCCATCGTCTCTAACTTGGCTTGACTATGAAAAAGAAAAACCAAACAAAACCAATGAGAACAATTCATCTTAACGCTGCAGGGATTGATATCGGAGCGAAAGAAATCTATATTGCCATTCCTGAAGAGTGCTGTGAAAACTCTGTCCGACGTTTTGATTGTTTTACCGACGATCTTCATGAAGCTGCGAAATGGATGAAAGAACATAATGTTGAATCTATAGCTATGGAATCCACAGGCGTATACTGGATTCCGATTTATCAACTGTTCGAGAGTTATGGTTTTGAGCAGTACTTGGTCAATGCCAGACATGTTAAAAATGTTCCAGGACGCAAAACAGATGTCAAAGACTCCCAGTGGCTACAATATCTCCATACTGTAGGGCTTCTCGATAGCTCCTATATTCCAGAGGATAGTGTCGTTGTTATTAGATCCCTTTTGCGTCACAGAGACTCTTTGATCAAGGCAGCGTCTAGCCTGTTCAACACATGCAAAAAGCCCTCACACGAATGAATATCCATCTTCACAATGTTATCTCTGACATTACAGGTGTAACAGGCTTAAAAATTATCAACTCGATCTTGAGTGGAAATCACAATCCAAAAAAGCTTGCAGAACTCAAAAATAATAAAATCAAAGCGTCTAAAAAAACGATTATAAAATCTTTGACCGGTCATTATCGCGAAGAACACCTTTTTACCCTGCGGCAATCATTAGAGAGTTATCAGTTTTGCCATCAACAGATTTATGACTGCGATAAAGAGATCGAAAAAAGATTAAAGGACTTTGAATCCAAAACTACTATTGATCAGGAGAATTCGGATTCATTACCTACACTCGGACCAAAACAGCGCAAGGCTGGTAATTCTCCTTTATTTGACCTTCAAGGGCATATGTATAGAATTTTTGGAACTGATCTTACTCGTGTCGACGGTATCAGTGTCGTTACTGCCCAGACCTTGTTCAGTGAAATTGGCTCAAATTTGGATAAATTCCCAACGGTAAAACACTTTTGTTCTTGGCTTGGTTTATCGCCACAAAACAAAATCAGTGGAGGACGAATATTATCCTCCCGGACGAAAAAAACGAGTAATAAAGCTGCCCAAGCCTTTCGCCTTTCCGCTCTATCATTGAGTCACAGTAAATCGTACCTTGGTGACTTTTATCGGAAAATAAAATCACGTAGCGGAGCCCCTAAAGCAATTACTGCAACAGCACATAAATTAGCTCGAATATTTTACAAAATTGTGAAAGAGAAGCTAGATTTATGATGAATCAGTTTTTATTAATGAACAAAAAGGGTACCAAAACCAGAAACTCAAATATTATAAAAACCAAGTAAAATCTTTAGAATTACAGCTTATTATGGCTGATTGAAATTAATTTGTTACTTAAAAGGGTCTGGGGTATGGATCGGAACTGGCAATTGCTCTGGCTGAGGAAGGCAAGAATGTTGTTGTTTTTGGAAAGGGAAAAGAGATAGCCACGAACATAGTTCCTTTGAGAAGAACCTATATATTAAAAAGGCTTACAGATGTTGATCTCGTCAAGGGAGCCGGCGATATTCCGGTTCGAAAGAAAAACAATCCTACAGTGATGACGGGAATGAAACTTGTGCAAATAAACCCCATTGAAGTTATCCTTGAGAATAGAAAGGGTGAAACAGAAACCATCCCTTACGACACGTTTATTGTTTCGCTGGGTAGAAAATGTAATGATGGTCTTTACAAGGAATTAAAAACTGAAATTGCAGAAATTTACCAGATAGGAGATGCGGTACAAGCAGGTGAAATAAATGACGCGATGGACGGGGCGCATAAGGTTGGCACTAAAATCTAGTGCCGTACCTTGTGTTTGTTATCTAACAGTCCTTTTTCGGATCTCACTGTTTTAGCATCTCTTATCTGATTTACCCCCTTACATTTTAGAAATTCAAAAAATGATAATTCAGGCATATGATCAAAATGGAGAATATAAATGGTTGATATGGAAAACGAGAAACAGCTTAAAGAGGGGGAAGTGCTTTTGAAAGAGGGGATAGTTCGCTTTCCCTCTTCTCCCGAAGAAAAACCGCAACTTATTGCAAGCCTGTGCACGAAATGCGGAGATAGGGCGTTTCCTGCAAAGGTGCTATGCGGGAAATGTGATGGGACCAATATGGATAACGTATTACTGAGTAATGCCGGACTGGTTTATTCCTATACCGTAGTACGGCAGGCTGTACCGGGATATCAGGTGCCGGGCATCGTAGCAGTTGTAAAAGTCAGGGAAGATAATCACCTGATGATTTTGGCCCAGATAAAAAACTGCGGTATTGAAGATGTCAGATGCGGAATGGAAGTTGAGACCATAATTGCTGAACTGTTTACTAATATGAAAGGAGAGAAGGTTATCGGATATGCTTTTCAACCCGTGCAGCAGGAGACAAAATGAGGGATGTATATATAATAGGCGCGGGAATGACAAGATTCGGGTTGTACAATGGCAAACGTCTACCATTAAAGAATATTTACGAGTTGGGCAAGGAAGCCTGTCTGGCAGCTCTTGATCATGCCGGGATTAACCATAGGAAGATTCAGGCCGCATATTGTGGCAATGTAGGATCTCCCCCCAATTGCGCTCAAATGATTCTGGCTCAGATTGGAGTTTCCGGAATCCCTGCTTTTAATCATGAGAATGGTTGTGCCAGTGGTTCGAGCGCATTAAGGGATGCATACGAGTCTATCGGAAATGGAATTCATGATACAGCCATTGTGATTGGAGCGGAATGCTGGAGTTTTATGGCTGCTTCCGGTAGCGCCATGGCACTGTCGGGACTGATCTCACCTCCACCCGGAACAAATTTAAACCAGGATATTGCGGGAGCCTTTGGGCCTGCAATCATGGCACTGGCCGGAAAAGCTCATATGAATGAATACGGCACGACTAAAGAACAGTTTGCCAAAATTGCAGTAAAAAACAAGAGAAATGCTGCCAAAAATCCCTACGCACAATTCCAGAAAGAAATTACGCTGGAAGAAGTGCTGAATTCCCGGATGATTTGTGACCCTATCACAAAACTCCAATGTTGCCCCCAGAGTGATGGGGCGGCAGCGGTGATCCTCGCTAATGCTGCCGTTGCCAGACAGTATACCGGTAAACCAATCAAACTGGCTGCGTTAATTCAATCTTCAGCCAAATACAAGGGAACAGAAGGTAGTCTTAGTCAGTTTACATGCTTTGAAACGATTTCCAAACAGGCATATGAATCAGTAGGTGTGGGGCCGGAAGACCTGGATGTTGTTGAAGTGCATGATGATTTTACTACGCTGGAACTGATAGCCTATGAAGATCTGGGATTATGTAAAAGAGGTGAAGGGGGTCGCTTTATTGACGAAGGTCTATGCGATTACGGAGGAGAAGTGGTTGTCAGTTCAAGCGGCGGTCTTTTGGGAAAGGGTCATCCATTAGGGGCAACAGGAGTTGCGCAATTTGTGGAATTGACTTGGCAATTAAGGGAAGAGTGCGGATCTCGACAGGTTGAAAATGCCAGGATTGGATTAGCTCATAACGGCGGTGGAATTGGTGATGGTTACGAGCCAGGAGCTGTTACCATTGGTATTCTGACAAAATAGAATCCCCTATAAGCACACCAAAAGTTTGGCTCCAGCACGGTTTATTCAAGTGGCGGTGGAATAGTTAGATTCGCTAATATAAAAATGTACCTGCTAGCGTGAGTTTACGAATTATTTTTGACACATAGCCTGAAATTTCATGATATCAGATAAATATGCCTTGCTTAAGTACCCCCTAACTGAAAAATGCTAATAATAGCTTATTTTTATTGACATAAAATGGCATAAATTAATAGTGTACCCCCCTAACAGGACCGATTATATGATCAGAGGGGGTATCATATGGCATATCTGACTCGCAAGCGCATTAAAGGCATCACCTATTATTACGCCGAAGAGAGCGAACGCATTAATGGGCGACCCAAAAGAAAGTGGCAGAAATATCTCGGCCCCCTGCCGAAAATCATTGAGGCGGTTGAAGGTACACCGCAACAGCCGGAGTATGCGGAGATCTTCAAGCTGGGCGGACCTGCCGCCTATTTGAATACTGTCGAACGGACCGATATGATTCACATTCTTGACAGCGTCCTCCCTAAACGCAAGCAGGGACTATCCATTGGATTTTACCTGACCCTGGCTGCCATTAACCGGGGCATCGAAGCGGTCAGTAAACATTCCATGTGGAACTGGTTTCAGGATACCATTCTGGTGCGGGCCTTTCCTGACGTCGACCAGGCATCA
This genomic window contains:
- a CDS encoding acyltransferase gives rise to the protein MTVIFNNFRGVISTTYLGINTLFWVSPLFIVTFFRLIIPFKKWGMFCGRIAVLIAENWVYFNNIGLLVTRNMEFELEGIEELDRKGSYLVISNHQSWIDIPVLQKVFYHKIPFLKFFLKKELIWVPFLGQAWWALDFPFMKRYSPSFLKKNPHLKGKDFEITKKACEKFKDMPVSVMNFIEGTRFRNEKHKRQKSPYKNLLRPKAHGISLVLSTMGDQLDYILDVTISYPYGTQEIWSFLCGDVNKVRVKVQKIPISGDILCNYSEDREDRIRFQKWLNGLWEKKDEYLEGLKT
- a CDS encoding TetR/AcrR family transcriptional regulator yields the protein MDEREKRIFKSARELFFRYGFKKTSLDEIISHAKVGKGAIYEFFKNKEKLFKSVVIKEYDNLFNSLNELMASEIDPGEKLLMYVYARIKYIKEVIVTQIAVREVFEELKSTYDQMFPINIKEVEILGSILEHGQRNNIFRLGNTEEYAKLISEIIQRFEMSWIKMKSKEAEKKIESLFRLLLDGLLV
- a CDS encoding phenylacetate--CoA ligase family protein, translated to MDKERPYWNMDIEPLFNTPEIKKLQLNKLKKLLTRLKANAPFYSKMMKERKLDPESLGSMEEFKDKVSLFNKESLRALVVEFGGDFLKVLDQIMPISVDDLDYMGTTTGTTGVPTPYPLTKFDIENLWGESMVRGAWRAGIRRNDRILYSFALSMVLAGVPSMMGIQKLGCMMLPVGAEAKSERILMIQSLFQGTVYMGTPSLAEYLIEQAPKVLGKPVGELGFKALICGGEPGAGIPEVKAKLENAYKCKIFDAGAGFGFSCDHDEYQGMHWMGDDLCYYELVDPDTKNPIPIENGVQGEAVFTTLEGDGMMLIRQSLGDIHQVFTDPCPCGRSGFRYKVIGRADDMLKVKGVMVYPGHIKGVINSFLPRVTGELRIVLDEKPPRVVPPLKIRVEHAEGIGGDKLAELENEIVNAMSNKLRIRPEILWEEAGNLERSHYKGETFEKRYEEK
- a CDS encoding transposase, translated to MKKKNQTKPMRTIHLNAAGIDIGAKEIYIAIPEECCENSVRRFDCFTDDLHEAAKWMKEHNVESIAMESTGVYWIPIYQLFESYGFEQYLVNARHVKNVPGRKTDVKDSQWLQYLHTVGLLDSSYIPEDSVVVIRSLLRHRDSLIKAASSLFNTCKKPSHE
- a CDS encoding transposase; the encoded protein is MNIHLHNVISDITGVTGLKIINSILSGNHNPKKLAELKNNKIKASKKTIIKSLTGHYREEHLFTLRQSLESYQFCHQQIYDCDKEIEKRLKDFESKTTIDQENSDSLPTLGPKQRKAGNSPLFDLQGHMYRIFGTDLTRVDGISVVTAQTLFSEIGSNLDKFPTVKHFCSWLGLSPQNKISGGRILSSRTKKTSNKAAQAFRLSALSLSHSKSYLGDFYRKIKSRSGAPKAITATAHKLARIFYKIVKEKLDL
- a CDS encoding OB-fold domain-containing protein, coding for MENEKQLKEGEVLLKEGIVRFPSSPEEKPQLIASLCTKCGDRAFPAKVLCGKCDGTNMDNVLLSNAGLVYSYTVVRQAVPGYQVPGIVAVVKVREDNHLMILAQIKNCGIEDVRCGMEVETIIAELFTNMKGEKVIGYAFQPVQQETK
- a CDS encoding thiolase family protein, which translates into the protein MTRFGLYNGKRLPLKNIYELGKEACLAALDHAGINHRKIQAAYCGNVGSPPNCAQMILAQIGVSGIPAFNHENGCASGSSALRDAYESIGNGIHDTAIVIGAECWSFMAASGSAMALSGLISPPPGTNLNQDIAGAFGPAIMALAGKAHMNEYGTTKEQFAKIAVKNKRNAAKNPYAQFQKEITLEEVLNSRMICDPITKLQCCPQSDGAAAVILANAAVARQYTGKPIKLAALIQSSAKYKGTEGSLSQFTCFETISKQAYESVGVGPEDLDVVEVHDDFTTLELIAYEDLGLCKRGEGGRFIDEGLCDYGGEVVVSSSGGLLGKGHPLGATGVAQFVELTWQLREECGSRQVENARIGLAHNGGGIGDGYEPGAVTIGILTK